A window of Watersipora subatra chromosome 10, tzWatSuba1.1, whole genome shotgun sequence genomic DNA:
TTATTGAATTCAAAATCATGTGCCACCTTTAACACCACTTTCTCTATGTATCCTATGCACAGCAATATCTCATCCTTAGCTGGTGAAGCAACAAAAACAGCAATAAGCAAATTTCTAACTAACGAACCAATGACTAACCAATGAAACGACGATTTAGAAACTATCAgtcagttaaaaatacaaacacgAAATTTATGTCAATCAGGCGAAGGTATTTCTCAAGTTCCTTTAATATTGTTAGTAGGACCATGATTACTGCTTAAAGATGGtcttatacaaaattttagtatattttactagaaagtatcgatatttttctatcatttgcgattatttttgatgtgtgacgtgatctgactgccaggatttttcaagattaaaatcaagaAAAGTCGATCgcggttgaaatgctcagaataaGCGAAAGCGCAAcaatgatgtctatagttgtaaagagactgcacagaataaaaatatgttgatgCTGTGTATTCTGTGAGGATGTAGTATTTACATAcaactgatatcaactatagctactatagcaactagtgacatcatttcagcaCTTTTTTTTACCGCTTTAACCAtgatcaaattttgttgataataatcttgaaacatcctggtagtcaaatcacctcaaacataaaaaacaatcgcaaatgatagaaaaataccaatactttctgataaaatcttttaaaattttgtgtaggttTGTTTTTAAGCAGCATTTGAGTGCGTGTGGcctttattgttttaaaatatatgaaggtCAGTTACTATAAAAACATGCAACAGTGAAAAAGATAGAACTAGATAGCTGATGGGTAGAACTAAGTAGCACTACACAAATTAGTATGAAAAGATTGTCCAAATTCCTGCAGAGCCAGAAGAATTTAGGGAAGTATCAGACATGTTCTTGGAAGGATAAAAGGCTAGATAGAGCTTACAGCAGAGGAATTAACACTTGGAGTGTAAATTTGCCATTTTAGCCTTAATCATCGTGAACCAGCATTACCATATATTTTTCTTAGTGAAGTTTTTGTAAATGCTTTTTATATTTACTTCACTTATATGTTCAAAATAGTTACAGTAATTGGGCTCATTTTCATTGGCCATTCCTTACATGTAAGGAGAACATGATCAGAAACTTGAAGCATTTGGGTTTTGTTCATGTAGCCTACTTCTCACAATTTAAAGATAAATATGGTGTGTATCGCCTTTTATCAGCAatagtaatcatcaacaaatgATGCTTTCTGTTACACGTCAAAACAAAAATGAGATGACAGAAATAAAGAATTATTGATTTGAAccaaagtgttttaaaagttgataatttaATGGTATCGTGAGAGTCGAAATAGTAAATTAAAAGCTGTAGTAAcagacatttttgttgttaatgAGCTAGATGATGAGACGCAATAACCCGGTGAGGGAGGTTCTAACTACAGGAGGGAAACTCATGTGTGGTTGTCCATCAGCAAATGGCCATTGCCCAAGATctttataaatacttgaatGTTTTTAGACGATGATAACCAAATTCTTGGCTTATAACAAAAGCATTTGGTGTAAgctaattatcttttattttattcatgtgCAAATCTTCGATATAACTGTTGCTGATTTTCATTGCTAACAGCGGCAAGTTGGACATAACTACTAAAACGTATCATGTACTCTATTATACTCTAGATACTTTTGGACATTTTTTCCTGGGTGGGTAGTTTGGAAATACCGATATAGCAagttataaaactatataaatatgctGAAAAGCTTTCCTACGTTATGCAGAATTTTGATTCTTTTGGCAAATATATGACGTATGGCCAAATTTATGCGCAAGTTTTGAGATTTAATATAGTGATGGCTCTGATTAAAGGAAGGCGTTTGCATCATCTAATTACAAAATTTGCCACATTAGTCAGAGCAATTTCTAATCGTCAGTTCAAGGGGGGAGGTCAACGGGCTTGTCTAAAGAAATTATGCTAACGTCATGCACACGGGCTCTTACTGCCTCATATAAATAACGGTGAAACCAGTGGACCTTCACTCTCCTATTCAAAGCTGAGAATGAAGGTTGTGAAAGCTTTATTGGTTCTAGCTTTGGTTGGCTGCCTCGCAGCACAGCAGAATGGACGTGGTCGAGGCGGAAATAGTGGAAACGGTGGTGGAAGAGGCAGTGGCGGTGGTGGAAGAGGCGGTAGCGGCGGTGGAAGAGGCGGTGGCGGTGGTGGAAGAGGCGGTGGTGGAAGAGGCGGTGGTGGACAAGGTAGTGGCCAAAGACAACCGAACATCCTTTACATTATGGCTGATGATatgggtaagtttaaaaatGTGCAAAGATTGCTAAAGAAGTATACAATAAAAGTTAGTACCATTTATGAATTTGATATTAAAACGTATTGGTAGCTTGTATACGCATCATTGATTATAATTTTGTAATGGCAGGTACTGCTATCACCAAATTAATGATGTAATTGcataatttacaaaaaactttATTGGATCTTTTTGCAGTTTTATGTCTCAGAATCCTTTTCTTGTAGGATGGAATGATGTCGGATTCCACAATCCTAAAGTGAGAACACCAAACATTGATGCTCTCAGAGCTAAGGGAATTGAGCTGACCCAGTCTTATGTACAGCCAGTTTGCAGCGCGTAAGTTTAGGAGCTCAGTCGAAATATGGCTTATGAATTATGTCATTGTTATTGTTAAGTAGGACATTGTTATAAATCTTTGTGGTAAAAAGACTTGAATCAAAACAGCAATAATTTTATccatttttgattaaaaaaggttttttgacAATGGAAGTGACGGATAATGCTGGATAACTTTTACCAGTTGAATAGTAAAACAAATTGTTTGCaatttaaaattcaaaaatgtttaaaattaattCATTTTTCATTAATCATTAGTAATGTAATTTAGCTAAAGACATTGAGAAAACTGCTAACACTTGAAAGCATCGCGTTTCTTCAGTATATTTGATAATAATGCTGCATCTAGCATTAACAGtttaaaaatgatttcaaaTGTTTTAAATCAATTATTTCAATAAATCAGCCATATTTTTTGAATTCAGGTTTTTAGCAAAAAAGTGTGTGCCATGATCAGTCAAAATTATTTCAGTAAAACTTGTAGATGCAGATCTACAAGCTGGCTTTAATACACTGGCTGTGATGTAAGTGCAACTCCAGATTGTATCAGCTTAGGGAATAAAGTGAAAAACTACATACTCATGATTATAAAGTTTTTATGGCTAACATAAGTTGTAATGACCAATACCCTAGCTGTCCTCTACCTCCTCTTATATGTTATATCATTTTATTACAGGACAAGATCTGCTTTCTTGACAGGAAGGTACCCTTCTAACAATGGTCTTCAGGTAATCAAGTTATAAGATACATTTCAGATCAAAAGTTGAACTCTATTGGTCTAAGCTGAGTGTGTAGGCTTTCCTAATTGTGTCTGTATAAAGGTTTTACTGCTCGTATTTTATATCAAGTTAAAAAAAGACAGTTTAAAATATAACTTGAAGGAAGAGCGCATCACCAGACCAGTCCAATTTCTGATACACTATTAACTATAATGCTGAACTCCTATAATACCTGTCTAAAAATCATATGAACTTAGATAGTGTAGCTATCACGATGCAGATTTTAGACTGTCATCTGACTAGGTCAGCAATTGAGACGATATTTTCTGCTATTCAGCTGTTGGTCATCATACAAGAAGCTCAGAGCTGCCTTCCAGTAGAGCACAAGACCCTCTATGAGTATATGAAAGATGAAGGCTATGTAACAAAACAAGTGGGCAAGTAAGTATATCGGACATCTGTAAGCAAGCATCGCTACATGAATGcatgttttataaatattattatttgaaactcttaAAAGGAAGTCCACTTTAATGTAATGAAGGAAGGATGATAAGGAAGGATGTAACCAAACAAGTGGGCAAGTAAGTGTGTTGGGCATATGTAAGCAAGCATCGCTACATGACTGCATGCTTTATAGTTATTATCATTTGAAACTCTTAAAAGAAGTCAATGTAATGAAGGAAGGATGATAAGGAAGGATGTAACCAAACAAGTGGGCAATTAAGTATTACAGAGGCTTACACACTGATATAGTATGATGTTATTCGATTGGTTTCAGTACAACTAAAGGCTTGTGAAAtaagtgaataattttgcaaCACATATTAGATACACTCAACGACATATTGCAACATTTGGCACATTAATTACTTTCTATAATCATGCAGTGTCGACAGAAGTTGAAGTTCCTATTAAAAGATTGTAATCAGTTCCAATCCTCTAAGTAAGCACAATAACCTGTGTTTTTTGGCAAGACTGGTGCGTAGGCTATGAGGACCTTATTTAGCTCATCACTTTATGCTTCGCTAGTGCTTTTAACGATGAGGTGGTACTCACCGCATGCAGTGAAATGAACTGAAACAGAGCTGTAAAGTTTTGTTGTAAAAGTTCGTTGTTTTAAGGAGTGAGTTTGCTTGGTAACAAACCCCGAAATGTTCATCTACACCAGCATAAAAAAACTTACCCTGTAAGTGTTTCTATTTTGGAGTAGATGAGCATTTTCGGTACCTTCATTGTATGTATAAATGTGAAAAGTCTTTATTCTGAATTCCTTATTTAGGTTTCATTGTTGATGGACACAATTAGCAAACATTAACTAATAGCGCTGTATCAAATTGTAGAGTCACAAGTCACGAGTGAAGTACAAGTATTTTGATCAATTTTAGGTGGCATTTAGGATATTGTGACGTAAGCTGCCTACCAGAAAGTCGAGGAGTTGATCAGTTTAGAGGAGTGAGAACTGGTGCTGTTGACTACTTCAACTGGAGTGAGTTTCAACTTGTTGACAGTTGTCAAAATACATAGGAGTTTCAACTCATTCGTTAAGtgactcagcttacaatggaaaTCGTGACAAACATGCGTTGCTTGCTTGTCTTTGAACACCAAGTGATTGAAAATCTAATTATTCTAAGACAGTATAAGTTTTGCATGAAATGTACACTTAAATGTTATTCATTCCAAAAACACAATGTTTATGTTTATCTTTGTAGCTGATCACACCGTGCTTCAAAGAGTAGTGGATGGCTCACCAAGTGCTGAAAATATTGGAACCCACTTGTCAGTAAGTGTAGTTACTATGATAAATAATGCACAATCATTTTATTTGTAATCACTCTTTACGCTATCTAGAGAGCTAAGATAGAATATACCAGGAATGGCCAATGATTTTGGTCATGATCTGCTACGGCAGAATCTGACAAATTAAAGATTCACAACGAGCTGAGggtgtgaattttttttaaccaAATATAAACTTGCATTTATTTGTGTACATCTTAAAACAAAGCGTCAAAtacaattttgaaaaactttgtttatatacataatttgactaaTAATCACTGAATGAACGtgctataataaatatttttgatacCATTGAAAAAAAGgatgaatttacaaaaattccATGAAAAGCTTACAAAAATCTTTGttaaaccaaattttaaaaaatattgtttgacAGCCAACTTGAAAGACCCATAAAAACTACAGATATTTATATACGGATCTAGATccgccatttggccatagctgaAATATACTTTAAACttacatacaacttttatatgTTGATCTGttctaaataaaatacatgctCGTCTGGTTAATATAACTTAAAAAACAGACTTGAGagttttttgaaaatgaaatagagttgatgataataaaagttttatttttatcatgtgCCGACTCTTTTCTTAAATACCGCTCTAATGTACACAATTAAAACATAAATAGCATTTTTAACGAGTAAGCCCACTACATTCACAAATGCCTTTATTATGCAGATACAAATGTTCGTATTATTCAAATACGAATGTTTGTATTATTCAGATACGAGTGTTTGTATTATTCAGATACGAATGGTTTTATTATTCAGATACGAATGTTTGTATTATTCAAATACCAATGTTTGTATTATTCAGATACGAATGTTTGTATTATTCAGATACGAATGTTTGTATTATTCAGATACAAATGTTCATATTATTCAAATACGAATGTTTGTATTATTTAGATACGAATGTTTGTATTATTCAGATACAAGATGCAAGAGATGTGAGAGAGCTCATTTTAGCTCATCAAAACAATCCAAATCCACTTTTCATGTGGATATCGACGACTGCACCGCATGATCCGCTCCAGGTGAGACCAATATTTTTAGGGGTTTACAGGTGTTTTCAGGCTCTATCTTATATATTCAAGTTAGTAGTTCAGTGTATGCATGCTAACAGCTCAAGTTAAGTAGAAGACTTCTTCACAAACAAAACCCTGCATTATTTTAGCTTTGATGAGAAGTGAATGGTACAGTTGGTCGTGTTTACTGTTTGTGCCCTGTAGATTTGATACTAAAGTTTAGCatgtaaacatttttagaaCACCCCTGAGATGTTCGCTTCACATAGTTTCTTAGATGAGACGGTACTTGAGACGAGACTGAGGCGAACCTATCTCGGTATGTACAAACACTTTATGGCCTTTCTTCAACATTTTCTGGTTTGTTCCTTTACTGCTTTGTGGCTGAATGACTCAATGGTTTTCCTAACATATTTGTTGGTCACTAAAAATCATTAGCAATTGATTACTTGTGGCAGCTTGATCATTTGGTGACGATCATTTCGAGCATTGATCGTTTTGTATTTACTGAAGTCTTCAAGTCGGTTTTTTGTAGCAAAGTCTCATTGCTcagaatcagtttgaaaatgcATGGTTTGCTTAGTAATGTTACTAGATTAAATCTGAATTATGATTACTCTTAAATTCgtgaaaaaatgttgaaaaccctaatcatagataaactaaaaatgtgttttaaaccATATCATTTACAcaaaagctaaattttaatcGTATTACATGAGTAATTAGATAGAGAAGACATTTTGAATGCTTTATACATTAGATTGTTAAAGTAAAAGAAGATGACTTAACTGATGAACTTGCAAATGATTTTTAGTAAATGTCATAATAAATaatggtatttttctattatttgtgattgtttgtgatgtttgagatgatctgaatgccaggatgtttcaaggttaaaatcgaTCCAACTTGACCATGATTAATACGCTCTGATCAAGCGATTGTGCAATTATGATGTGTATAACTTCAAAGAGACTGACACAATAGAGACACACAATGCTGCAATTTGAAAGCATTAGCcaatatcaattatagcaacgatagcaactaaggAAATCATTTTGGACATTTCTTTTCCGAACATTTATTTgctatcaagttttatcaattttattcttgaaatGTCCAGGttatcagatcatctcaaacatcaaaaaacaactacaaatgattaaaaaataccgatgctttctaataaaatttattaggaATGTTCCGGAGTTCATCATTAAACCTGGTTCAGCAGAGACACTAGAGTAGTTTTGGTTGCCTTGAGAGCCTTTTTGGATATTAGCAcagtattatattaatataataatgtaataacatatattatataatattatattgatataatatcatatattatataatactatattaatataatcatataatatcaatattacagtattatattGGTGTATGTATTTAGATAATAAACTAATAATGTGAAGCAGAGaacatttgaaaatattttctatattaCTAAATTACTATAAAAGTAAATACACTCAATGTCACAGAATCATCTGAACAGTTTActggtacatgtatgttttcAGGACTTGTCTCTGCTCTGGACAATCTCGTTGGAGATGCAATGCAAGCTCTAGAGGATGCGGGTCTTGATGATAACACAATAATCATTTTCTCTTCAGATGTAAGTATCTCTTGTAACAAACAAAGTTCAACATAACTTATATCAAGTTTAGAAAATATGACAAGATAAATCACACAATacatgcattttaaattttgtagataaaaacttatatacatgtagaataaaagttattattcaaaaaagcatatactaataatgataatatatgtgtgatatttaattataatcagttaattaaaatttaatattttaattagattaatattttagtattattCTTATGGTTGTTATTGTTATGTATACAGCTGATAATTTTGTGTTTGCCTTGAAAAGGTTTTTTAACAGAGTATGCGGGACATTTAAGCATAATCTGTTAAAAACTTAAATTGAAAAGTAGTtaattattgtttatatttgtgacagtaatttagaaaaaaaactaaattgttTAAAGATCATATAGTAATGACAAaagaaacaaattttcaaaattgacacttgaatatttttgcaataaaaGCCTGATACAAGATTAATTACCGTTATACCCTGAAACATTTAAATATCACTGGTAAATGTTTGTCTCTATTTACAATGatcaaacattttaaaaacctATTGTTAATTTGCTAGAATACAAtagttaacttttttattaatagtAAAATGAAGCAACTATTTGCAATGTATAGATATTCAAAAGTTTACaaacaaaaagcttttttacattttgtaaCCTTTGAAACCTGTGGCTATCTCATGCAAAAACGTTATTTTAGAACTTTATATGTTTATAGAACGGTGGAGCGGGAACCTCTGCTACATTTGGAGGGCGAGAGTATTACGCTAACAACTACCCTCTTCGAAATGGAAAGAATTCTTATACAGAGGGTGGAGTGCGTACCCCAACTATTTACTATGACCCACGGCTTGCTCCTAGCACCCGAGGAACCTCCAGAGATTTCCTTATACACATCACCGACTGGTTACCAACATTTGTGGAGCTAGGAAAACGCCGAGGAGGTAATGGAGGCTCAGGAGGTAATGGAGGCTCAGGAGGTAATGGAGGCTCAGGAGGTAATGGAGGCTCAGGAGGTAATGGGAGTGGTGGAGGTGGCAGCGGCCGAGGAGGACGTGGAGGCTCAGGAAACCAATTTGCAGGTTTGGCACATTCCCAAACCAATTTGGCACATTCCCTCCACAACAGATCGTTTTTTTTGTATCTATAGATAATTTTTTATGACTACAGATAACTCTTATAAAAGTACAGACATTCTGTGTTCAGATGCATAGAACTGTTTGATAGCTACAGATAAACTTCTTCGCAAGAGCAAGAACACATAATTAATAtgtgttctatatatatatatatatatatatatatatatatatatatatatatatatatatatatatatatatatataatgctgcATCTTAAAGGTCTATATAACATTTAAAGACACAGTctttaaatgatatatagaccTTCTGCAAAATCAAGTAATTTTTGAATAACAAAAGatagttttttattactttGAATTCTCTTTTCTGCAGCTTAATTCATCACTTTTGTGCTGACAGAACagctctctctttttctcttttgctctctctttctttctctatttctctctatctttctctctctcactctctctccctctttctctctctctctccctttctctctccctttctctctccctctctctctccctctctctctccctctctttctttctccctctctctctttctctctctctttctttgcTATTTAATAGAGAGAACTTTTTTGTGGCCTTTGATCTTGACTTCACATAAGCACACATATCTAAGTTACGTGTGTACTGATATTTTCGACCTACTCTTTTGCAGGCCTTGATGGAAAGTCTCAAATAGAGAACCTCCAGTCAAATTATAACAATCCAGCTGAAAGAAAATACCTAATAAGGAGTGAAATGCTAGTAGCCCTCTCTGATGCAACAGGAGATATTAACAACCCTTCAGATTGTGCTACAGAAGATGCAGCATACAGGTACAGAGAAGTAAACTAACTgatacaaaaaattttaaggCATAGATGTGTCAATATATTCCCAATATCTCCATACATGGAACATCCCAGTCATATTATTTCTACATGAATCAATATTCTTATAAATGAACATGATTGATAGAAAACCTGTAAAGTGGAACTAAAATGAAAGATCACATGTAAAAATCTGTTATAAATATACTTAATCAGTTTTTAGCTAAGTTTTAAGTCATTCTGAAACTTACACAGCTTTTCAAgtgcaaaaaaatacaaacacaaaaatGTCAACTGTTTTATAACTTTGCATCAGCGGGTGTGAATATGATCCAGAGCATTAgaacttaaaattttttgtatttttggaAATATTACATCTTACTTTTTAAGTTTGTGAATCAAAGGACTTGTAAAAAGCAGGTAGTCAACACATTTTAAGAAATCACTAGAACATTTGTCTACCACATTTATTTTTGGCCAACAAACTTTTTGATGCAATTTGTCGTTTTGTTTAGAACACAATTTTTTCATTAGATGTCTACTCATTTCAATACCAGCTTATGGTTTGTAGATGGATGGACTGGAAGTTGATTTATGGTGACCAGTATTACCTAAGAGATCCAGCAACAGTTCCTTCTGAGTGGCCAAGACCTGAGGAATCTCCAGAACTTCCTGAAATTACTGGAGATGATTGTCACAGAATAGTTGATGGCCAGAGAGTTGTTCGGTGTCTTTTCAACTTAGCAggtgataaaaataaatatgaagcTTGTTGTCATGGAAATGAGGCATCACTAAATTTGGTTCAAATAATTATTGCTTCAAGATTTTGttaaaagaaacaattttgACCAAATCATAAATAGGTTTTTGGTAGATTGACAGAAAACCAACACATGAGAAAGtataattgaaaatattatttttatatttaaatttgtcGATAAAAAGATAATCTTGCTAAGCTATACTGTAGAATTAATTTCTCTTCTCCTTTTTAAGATGATCCGAATGAGCAAAGCAACCTCTTTGACCTGCGGCCAGATATTGTTGAAATGCTTTTGACAAAGATACAAGACGCCAGAAGAGAGTCGGTGATGCCCGTCTACCGCACAACCCTCGGAGTCTCTGATGTCACAACACAACCATTTGGAGAGTTCATCATACCTCGACATGACTATTGTATTCCTTCTATTGATTTCCCGTTAGTAGCAAATGATCCTATGTGTTTCTTTTAAGAGCAAACCTACGCAGGTTACCATAGCTAATTGACCTTTTCCTGAGTTTGGAAATACGCTTAGTTGATTTTATAACCGTTCATGATATTGATGCCCTTCCAATAGCCAATAAGATAATGTTCAATGAATGATGGTTTTAAACTAACTTGACCCTAAGTTGATATTCTACTTTTTTATACTTTATATTCATTTAGTATGAATTCATCAACATATGTAGGTCAGCctgcatatttttaaaaaagcaactGTTGCCAGTATTTGAAGAATTTATGCttataaagatatattttctatagtcatatgtaatataaataaatcaattacacataaaatttaattaccTTTATGTTGAGCTGAACTGCTTCATGTTTATGCTGTCCACTTTTTAATGGGCTTGTAAGGCTCCACATACAttatttcacaagaaaaatacaCTCAAACAGTATATAATCTTTTTGCTAGTGATAGCAATTTGTTCTTAAAAAGAGTTTTTTACATATACCAATCGTTTACTTAATTGTTTGTAATCAGATTGCTTGCAAGCATTAAAACTTTTAAGACCTGCAATTATTTAATATTACTACTCTTACCATCTAGTAATCCTCCAAGTGTGCCGATGAAGGAAAGAAACTCACTCAGTTATTCCAAAACTTCATAAGGCAGTTGTATGGCACTGAAGTAGTATGTTTCAAGACAATCTTTAATCTCAAACTTCAGCCATGGATAAAAATCATGACACACAGCAGACCAACAGACACACTCTCATAGTAACATATAAATAgagtttaataaataataaccaAATTAATTAGATAATAATTTagttaattattagtttaattaatAGTAATTGCATTGAACTAGGCTGTTGCTCCACTTGTATAGGTTTTCCAACGGCAAGTTCACAAAGCTGccttaaaacataaaaaagtatttCGGTGAAAGTTGAGCTTATGTTATGTAGAAAAGTTGATTTCATTAAACTGGCTCATTAGCAT
This region includes:
- the LOC137407050 gene encoding arylsulfatase B-like; translated protein: MSELLNDWPSHNVAGPYIREGPSLPTQGLSAGPFSFGQPLVSLVELLSASKSGWAELLFPNFSWVELFVINERIFTAFTVLASLAALAALIAIDTLVMLTALTALIALTALIYFCCSLVGCLAAQQNGRGRGGNSGNGGGRGSGGGGRGGSGGGRGGGGGGRGGGGRGGGGQGSGQRQPNILYIMADDMGWNDVGFHNPKVRTPNIDALRAKGIELTQSYVQPVCSATRSAFLTGRYPSNNGLQLLVIIQEAQSCLPVEHKTLYEYMKDEGYVTKQVGKWHLGYCDVSCLPESRGVDQFRGVRTGAVDYFNWTDHTVLQRVVDGSPSAENIGTHLSIQDARDVRELILAHQNNPNPLFMWISTTAPHDPLQNTPEMFASHSFLDETVLETRLRRTYLGLVSALDNLVGDAMQALEDAGLDDNTIIIFSSDNGGAGTSATFGGREYYANNYPLRNGKNSYTEGGVRTPTIYYDPRLAPSTRGTSRDFLIHITDWLPTFVELGKRRGGNGGSGGNGGSGGNGGSGGNGGSGGNGSGGGGSGRGGRGGSGNQFAGLDGKSQIENLQSNYNNPAERKYLIRSEMLVALSDATGDINNPSDCATEDAAYRWMDWKLIYGDQYYLRDPATVPSEWPRPEESPELPEITGDDCHRIVDGQRVVRCLFNLADDPNEQSNLFDLRPDIVEMLLTKIQDARRESVMPVYRTTLGVSDVTTQPFGEFIIPRHDYCIPSIDFPLVANDPMCFF